Sequence from the Fusobacterium sp. IOR10 genome:
GTTGAAAATACTGTAACCCCTGCAATTATATCAAAGGATGCATTTGCAGCAACTGTTATAATAGAACTACCAACAATATCAGCATCTTCCTTTAAATAAGATCCATAGGCTATCATAACACCAACACCTAATGTTGTTGAAAAGAAAACTTGAGCATAGGCTGAAACCCAGATATTTGGATCTAATATTTTTGTAAAATCTGGAGTAAATAATTGCTTTAATCCAAACATAGCCCCATTTAATCTAAGGGAATTTATCATAAACATAAGCATCATAATTATTAAAACTGGTGTAAATATTCTAGAAACCTTTTCGATTCCCTTTGAAATACCTTTTCTCACTATAATTAAATTAGATATCCAAACTATAATTACAAAGAAAAATAAGTACTTGCTTATTCCACTTCTAAAATCAAAGGGCCCTGAGGCACTTCCTGTTACCATTCCCATTAATTTTCCAGGATCTCCCATAAAATTAACTATTCCAAAGGCATGTCCCAAAGACCATACCATAAATATCATTGACACTGAGATAATTGTACAGTAAAACATCATTACAACTATAGGGACCATAACTTGCATCCAACCAATCCACTCATACTTTGCACTAATAGTTTTAAAAGCTTTTATAGATCCACCTCTAATTCTACGACCATATGTATACTCTAATATCATTAAAGGTATTGCACAAGAAAGTAAGGCTACTATATATGGAAAGAAAAAAGCACCTCCACCATTTTTATACGCTTGAAATGGAAATCTCCATAGGTTCCCAAGCCCCACTGCTGCACCAATAGCTGCAAAAATAAATCCTGATCGACTTGTCCATAGTTCTCTCTTCTTCTCCATTGTTCCTCCTAGTTTTTTATTTTTTTAAATTTGTTTATAAAAAAAACCTCAGGTTGCACCTGAGGTTCAAATTAATAAATTAACATTAATTATATATACACAGCTACACTTTCCTAATTAATTAATAAACCAAAATTAGTCTGTATCTGTTTTTTATAAAACAATTACAAACTTTTTTTAGCACCAACACCAAGAAAATGTATTTTCAGAAGATATATTTTTTTTATAATTATTATTTAATTTTTTCATTTAATACATCCTCCCTGTTTTTTATTTTGTATTTGAGATATTTTAGCATTCTTTACTTAAAATGTCAACTTTTTTTAAGCATATATTATGACCTAACTTGACCATTACCTCTAATTATATATTTAGTAGTTGTTAGCTCTCTTATACCCATAGGTCCTCTAGCATGCAATTTTTGAGTACTTATACCTATTTCCCCTCCAAATCCAAATTCTCCACCATCTGTAAAACGAGTGGATGCATTAACATAAACACAAGCTGAATCCACTTCTTGTAGAAATTTTTCTGAATTTTCAAAGGAAGAAGTTATTATAGCCTCTGAATGTTTTGTGCTATATTTTTCAATGTGGTCAATGGCCTCTTCTATTGAAGCTACTGTTTTTATTGATATTTTCAAAGAAAGATATTCCTCTTCCCAGTCTGCATCAGTTGCTAATTTAAAATCCTTTAAATACTTTGAAGCCTTTTCATCTGCAATTATTTCAACTTTCTTTTCCTTTAATCTTTTTTCAATTTCCCCTAATAAACCTAGTTTACTTTCATGAATTAACAATGTCTCTAGGGCATTACAAACACCTGGTCTTTGAGTTTTCCCATTGATTAGAATATCAATACCCATCTTATCATCTGCAAACTCATCTATGTATAGGTGACAAACCCCTGCACCTGTTTCTATAACTGGCACCTTGGATGTTTCGTTAATTGCTTTTTTCAAAGATTTTCCACCTCTAGGAATTACAGCATCTATATATTTCACTTCACTTAAAAGTTCCCCAACTAATTTTCTATCTGTTTTTTCTATTAATTGAACAGCTCCCTTTGGCATTCCAGCCTTAATTCCAGCTTCTATTATTATTTTACTTAACGCTTTATTTGAATTTATAGCATCACTTCCACCTCTTAATATAATGGCATTTCCTGATTTTAAACAAAGACCAGCTGCGTCCACAGTAACATTTGGTCTAGATTCAAATATCATAGCTATTACACCTATTGGAACCCTAACTTGATCTATTTTCAATTCATTTTCAAGTTTCCATCCTTTAACTGTTTCTCCTATTGGATCTTGAAAATCTGCTATTTTTATTAGGGATTTTGACATTCCCTCTATTCTTTCTTTATTTAATTTTAATCTATCTAAAAAGGCCTCTGATAAATTTTTCTTTTTACCATTTTCTATGTCTTTATTATTTTCTATTAATATTTCATCAACTGAATTAATAAGAGCATCACTCATAGCCCTTAGAATTATATTTTTTTCCTTTACACTTAAGTTTGTTAATTTTCTAGATGCTTCCTTTGCATTTTTACAAATTTCTTCTATATAGCTCATAATACCCCCTTAATTTCTGCTAATGTTGTTACTGTGTATTACCTCTAAGTATTCAGGTTCATTTAATATTTCTTCCAACTTACCACTGTGACATCCCTTTATTAAATCAATTTCTGAAGAAGAATAGTTAACTATTCCTTTACCTATTTCCTTATCTTCACTAGAATACAATGACACTACATCACCTTTAACAAAATCTCCTATAACTTCTGTTACTCCCTTTGGAAGTAAACTTTTTCCAGCTATAACAGCATTTTTTGCACCTTCATCAACTATAATTTTCCCATGTTTTCCTGAATTATATTTTATCCAATGCTTTCTAGATCCAACTGCCTTATCAAAGGGTAAGAAAAGTGTTCCAACCTGTGCTCCATTTAAAATCTCAACAATTATATCAGGATCTTCCCCATTGGCAATTAGCATATTTATTCCTCTAGAAACTGTTATTTCTGCAGCTCTTATTTTAGTTGCCATTCCCCCTGTACCTAAGCTACTTCCAGCTCCTTTTCCCATATTCTTAATTTCCTCTGTAACTTCTTCAACTGTAGTTATTAATTTAGCTTCTGGGTCTTTTCTTGGATCTGCTGTATATAGTCCGTCAATGTCAGATAGTATTATTAATAGATCTGCATCTATTAAACTAGCAACAAGGGCTGACAAGGTATCATTGTCACCTATTTTTATTTCCTCTGTTAGCACAGAATCATTTTCATTTATTATTGGAATTATATCCTTACTTATAAGTTCAAAACAAGCATTTCTAGCATTTAAAAATCTTTGTCTATCTCCTAAATCTTCCCCTGTTAAAAGTAATTGTGCTATATTTTTATTGTATTCAAAGAATAATTTTTGATATAAATGAATAAGAGCAACTTGTCCAACTGCTGCTATTGCTTGTTTTTCAGGAATTGTTTTAGGTCTTTCTTTTAAATGTAATCTTCCCATACCTGCTCCAACTGCACCTGAACTTACAACAATAACCTCATAGCCTAAGTTTTGAATATGAGATATATTTCTAACTAATTTTTCTATTTTATTTATATTAAGATATCCATTTTCATGAGTCAATGTTGATGTACCAATCTTAATTACAACTCTTTTTATATCTTTTAGTAATGATTTTCTATCCATAACACAGCTCCTTTTAATATTTTTTAGCCTAATTTTTTATTTAACCAATCTTTTCCTTCAACTACTCTTGTTACAAGCATTGAAGCTATTGTATCTCCACTTGCATTTATCATTGTTGCTGGTGGATCAACTAAATATCCTATTGTTGCAATAATTGGAAAGGCTTCAGGTGGGAAACCATACATTGTAACTATTAGCATTTCACCTATTAATCCTCCACCAGGAACTCCTGACATAACTACTCCCCCTGCTATTGCAAGTAGTATTGCACTTATGTAAGTTCCCATACCAGTAAATGGTATTTGGAATATTCCAAATAAAAATGAAATCTTTAAAATAGTACTAAATACTGTTCCATCCATATGAGCTGTTGCTCCTATTGGAAGAACTATATCTCTAATGTCCTTTGGAACACCTATGTTTTCACAAGCTTCTAAGTTAACAGGAAGAGTTGCTATACTACTTTGAGTGGCAACAGCTGTTACTGCTGGAGAAAAAACATGTTTTAAAGCTTTTACTCCCTCTTTTCCCCCTGAAATATATGCATATATTGGGAAAAATATAATCATATAAGCAAAACACAAGGGATAATAAATTGCTAGAGCCCTTGCATAAGATCCTATTAGATCCTTTCCATATTCCCCTATTAAAGCTGCAAAATAAGCTCCTAATCCAATTGGTGCATAGTACATTAAAAGACCTACCATTTTTAAAAATACTTCAGATAATGCATCTAATCCCCTTGAAACAATTTTCCCCTTTTCTCCTATTCCATTTACACACATTCCAAAAATTATTGCAAATATAATAAGTGGAAGCATATTTTTTCTAGAAATTAATTCTGGAAAATCTGTAACTGTTAAGGCTGAAACAATTTGACCACCTGTTGAGAAAGGTTTTAACGCCACTGCTTGGGGCATGTTTAAAACTACTCCCTTTGCTGGTGGAAATATATTAACTACAATTAGAACCAGTACTGCTGCTATTGCCCCTGTTCCAAAGAATATAAATAACAAACTTTTTAAAATTTTACCTAATCTTTTCATATCACTCATAGATGAAATAGAACCACTTATAGTTACTAGAACCAGAGGTACAACTAATGTAAACATTCCATTTATAAATAGATCCCCTAGGGGTTTAAACATTTTAGCTTTTTCTCCCATTCTTAAGCCAACTAAACTTCCTAAAAATATAGCTCCTACTAAAATAATCGAAAATCTGTAAGCTTTCCATATACTTCCTTTATTTAACTTGTCCATATAACCCTCCAGTATTATTTTTTTACAATCAACTAATTACTTTAGATTATACCAATTTTTACTGTACTTTTCCACTAATCCCTTAATTATTATTCATTTATATATATATATTTTATATGTCTTATATGTATATATAAAAAAATCCCACTCCTAAGAGTGGGATAAATTATTCAGTTTAATCAAGAACTACGCGATTTCTACGTTAGCTGCTTGAGGACCTTTTTGTCCTTCTTTTACATCAAAAGTTACTGCTTGACCTTCGTCTAAAGTTTTGAATCCTTCTTTTTTGATTTCAGAGAAATGTACGAATAAGTCATTTCCTTCTTCAGAAGTGATAAATCCAAACCCTTTTTCTGCGTTAAACCATTTTACTGTTCCTTTGTTCATTGTGATACCTCCATAAAATACTTTTAATTGAATAGATAAAGACTAGTTTTGAACTTAAGTACTTATTTCGATACCCCATTTACCAAAGCTAAATTTCTTTTGATCTACTTCTACAAGAATTATACACTAAATACAAAAATTTGTCAACTGAATTCTTTTTTATTAACAACTTAATTCTTTCTGTTAATTTAAATTTTTGGTAAAAAAAAATCCCACTCCTAAGAGTGGGATGAAAATTATTCTTTTTTTTTATATCAAGAACTACGCGATTTCTACGTTAGCTGCTTGAGGACCTTTTTGTCCTTCTTTTACATCAAAAGTCACTGCTTGACCTTCTTCTAAAGTTTTGAATCCTTCTTTTTTAATTTCAGAGAAATGTACGAATAAATCGTTTCCTTCTTCAGAAGTGATAAATCCAAATCCTTTTTCTGCGTTAAACCATTTTACTGTTCCTTTGTTCATTGTGATACCTCCATAAAATACTTTTATTGAATAGATAAAGACTAGTTTTGAACTTAAGTACTTATTTCGATACCTCATTTCACAAAGCTAAGTTTCTTTTAATCTAATTCATAAATAGTATACCTTATATATGGAATTTTGTCAACTGAATTCTTTTTTATTTCATTGATTTTCCTTTGTTTTTCCAATTGAAAATCATAGCTTTAGACTCTTTTACAATGTCTTCCACTGTTAATTTTTCTGGAATAACATCTCCTAAAACTTCTGCCTTTATATTCCCTGGTTTAATGGATTTAGATCCATAAGGCATAGCTTCATAAGTTCCTGAGATTCCAATTACTGTTATTGGAACATTTAATTCCTTAGAAAGAACAGCGAAAAACTTTTTGAAATTTTGTAATTCTCCATCTCTAGTTCTTGCTCCCTCTGGGAAAATAACTAAATTTTTATTTGATTTTAAAACCTTAGCTGCAATTTGTAAGCTTTCTTTTAAGTTTTTGTTAATATCAACTAACACAATATTTCCGTGATCTGCTATAAATTTCATCACTGGTTTTTCAAAATGTTTTTTAATTGCAAAATAATATGTGTCCTTTGCTTGTTTGTTGTTAAATAATTTAGAAACAACTAGAGCATCTATGAAACTTTCATGATTACAAATGTATATTCTTCTATCCTTTGATATTTTTTCCAAACCTTTTTTCTTTAGTCTCAAATAAATTGATAACATGGGAGATATTAAAATTCTTGTTAATGTAACTATCGAACTTTTAGGTAAAGTATAGTTAACCTCTTCATTTAAAAGAATTTCTTTCCAATCTATGTTTTCCTCATGGTAGAAATTACTATTTTGTCTAATATATTCACAAATCTTTCTAATTGTTTTAACTGTTCCAACTTCATCTTCATCAATTTCAAAACCAAAAGTTTTTTCAATAAAGGCATTCATTTCAACTATATCCAAAGAATCCATCCCCACATCTATTTCAATATGAGAATCTGGAGTTATTTCTTCCCCATGTTCTTTTTTTATGTATTCATACAGAGCTTTAAACTCAACAGTATCATATTCCTTGTCTTCTTTTTTTGCCTCTGTTTTCTTTTTAGTTTCTTCCTTTATACTGCTTTTGCTCTCTTCTCCATCTTCTATTAGATCCTTAAACATAAATCTTCTTAATTTTCCAAGTTTAG
This genomic interval carries:
- the proB gene encoding glutamate 5-kinase codes for the protein MDRKSLLKDIKRVVIKIGTSTLTHENGYLNINKIEKLVRNISHIQNLGYEVIVVSSGAVGAGMGRLHLKERPKTIPEKQAIAAVGQVALIHLYQKLFFEYNKNIAQLLLTGEDLGDRQRFLNARNACFELISKDIIPIINENDSVLTEEIKIGDNDTLSALVASLIDADLLIILSDIDGLYTADPRKDPEAKLITTVEEVTEEIKNMGKGAGSSLGTGGMATKIRAAEITVSRGINMLIANGEDPDIIVEILNGAQVGTLFLPFDKAVGSRKHWIKYNSGKHGKIIVDEGAKNAVIAGKSLLPKGVTEVIGDFVKGDVVSLYSSEDKEIGKGIVNYSSSEIDLIKGCHSGKLEEILNEPEYLEVIHSNNISRN
- a CDS encoding dicarboxylate/amino acid:cation symporter; amino-acid sequence: MDKLNKGSIWKAYRFSIILVGAIFLGSLVGLRMGEKAKMFKPLGDLFINGMFTLVVPLVLVTISGSISSMSDMKRLGKILKSLLFIFFGTGAIAAVLVLIVVNIFPPAKGVVLNMPQAVALKPFSTGGQIVSALTVTDFPELISRKNMLPLIIFAIIFGMCVNGIGEKGKIVSRGLDALSEVFLKMVGLLMYYAPIGLGAYFAALIGEYGKDLIGSYARALAIYYPLCFAYMIIFFPIYAYISGGKEGVKALKHVFSPAVTAVATQSSIATLPVNLEACENIGVPKDIRDIVLPIGATAHMDGTVFSTILKISFLFGIFQIPFTGMGTYISAILLAIAGGVVMSGVPGGGLIGEMLIVTMYGFPPEAFPIIATIGYLVDPPATMINASGDTIASMLVTRVVEGKDWLNKKLG
- a CDS encoding glutamate-5-semialdehyde dehydrogenase, with the translated sequence MSYIEEICKNAKEASRKLTNLSVKEKNIILRAMSDALINSVDEILIENNKDIENGKKKNLSEAFLDRLKLNKERIEGMSKSLIKIADFQDPIGETVKGWKLENELKIDQVRVPIGVIAMIFESRPNVTVDAAGLCLKSGNAIILRGGSDAINSNKALSKIIIEAGIKAGMPKGAVQLIEKTDRKLVGELLSEVKYIDAVIPRGGKSLKKAINETSKVPVIETGAGVCHLYIDEFADDKMGIDILINGKTQRPGVCNALETLLIHESKLGLLGEIEKRLKEKKVEIIADEKASKYLKDFKLATDADWEEEYLSLKISIKTVASIEEAIDHIEKYSTKHSEAIITSSFENSEKFLQEVDSACVYVNASTRFTDGGEFGFGGEIGISTQKLHARGPMGIRELTTTKYIIRGNGQVRS
- a CDS encoding sodium-dependent transporter — translated: MEKKRELWTSRSGFIFAAIGAAVGLGNLWRFPFQAYKNGGGAFFFPYIVALLSCAIPLMILEYTYGRRIRGGSIKAFKTISAKYEWIGWMQVMVPIVVMMFYCTIISVSMIFMVWSLGHAFGIVNFMGDPGKLMGMVTGSASGPFDFRSGISKYLFFFVIIVWISNLIIVRKGISKGIEKVSRIFTPVLIIMMLMFMINSLRLNGAMFGLKQLFTPDFTKILDPNIWVSAYAQVFFSTTLGVGVMIAYGSYLKEDADIVGSSIITVAANASFDIIAGVTVFSTLGYLVTNMGVEFDSFGSGAGIAFIAFPIAISTITSNVFLQGMIGFLFFLCLFIAGLSSSISMLEAFTTATLDKFKISREKIVTIISIVGFLGSICFSTFAGFNYILDIVDSHVGNYVIATLGLVETIMVCYIYGIEKIRIDANEYSDIKVGKYFNFLLKYVTPLILGITVISNLIEELKKLSGLFTSNISIFMGELVFGWGVILLMLLASIFLYLKKAD
- a CDS encoding cold-shock protein: MNKGTVKWFNAEKGFGFITSEEGNDLFVHFSEIKKEGFKTLDEGQAVTFDVKEGQKGPQAANVEIA
- a CDS encoding cold-shock protein, translated to MNKGTVKWFNAEKGFGFITSEEGNDLFVHFSEIKKEGFKTLEEGQAVTFDVKEGQKGPQAANVEIA